One Bernardetia sp. genomic window carries:
- the rocD gene encoding ornithine--oxo-acid transaminase encodes MLTETQNVSAGQQKYIDLEDNYGAHNYHPLPVVLEKGEGVHVWDTDGKKYYDFLSAYSAVNQGHCHPHIIKALTEQAQKLTLTSRAFYNNVLGEYEKFMTEFFGYDRVLPMNTGVEGGETAIKLCRKWAYKVKGIEENKAKILFAENNFWGRTLAAVSSSTDPSAYSDYGPYLPGFEIVKYNDLAALEKALEDPNVAGFMVEPIQGEAGVVVPDEGYLKSAYELCKSKNVLFIADEVQTGIARTGKLVCCDHAGFKPDILILGKALSGGVFPVSAVLSSHEIMLTIKPGEHGSTFGGNPLACKVAMAALEVVKNEKLSERAEELGKFFRQKMQELADKSDLVELVRGKGLLNAVVINDSPESSTAWDLCVALKENGLLAKPTHGNIIRFAPPLVMSEEQLLECCQIIEKTVLEFKK; translated from the coding sequence ATGCTTACAGAAACACAAAACGTATCAGCAGGTCAGCAAAAATACATCGATTTAGAAGACAATTATGGAGCGCACAACTACCATCCACTTCCTGTAGTGTTGGAAAAAGGCGAGGGCGTTCACGTTTGGGATACAGACGGAAAAAAATATTATGATTTCCTTTCTGCTTATAGTGCTGTAAATCAAGGACATTGCCATCCACATATTATCAAAGCTCTTACAGAACAGGCTCAAAAACTAACCCTTACGTCTCGTGCTTTCTACAACAACGTTTTGGGAGAATACGAAAAATTTATGACAGAGTTTTTCGGCTATGATAGAGTTTTGCCAATGAATACAGGTGTAGAGGGTGGAGAAACTGCCATAAAACTTTGTCGTAAGTGGGCATATAAAGTAAAAGGCATTGAAGAAAATAAAGCTAAAATACTTTTTGCAGAAAATAACTTTTGGGGACGTACGCTTGCAGCCGTTTCTTCTTCTACAGACCCAAGTGCGTACAGCGATTATGGTCCTTACCTCCCTGGGTTTGAGATTGTAAAATACAACGATTTAGCAGCTTTAGAAAAAGCCTTAGAAGACCCAAATGTAGCTGGTTTTATGGTTGAACCAATACAAGGAGAAGCTGGAGTAGTTGTTCCAGACGAAGGATATTTGAAAAGTGCCTATGAGCTTTGTAAGTCTAAGAACGTTTTATTTATTGCTGATGAAGTTCAGACAGGTATCGCACGTACAGGAAAATTAGTATGCTGCGACCACGCAGGTTTTAAGCCAGATATTTTGATTTTGGGTAAAGCTCTTTCTGGTGGTGTTTTTCCTGTTTCGGCTGTGCTTTCTAGCCACGAAATTATGCTTACTATCAAACCAGGGGAACACGGCTCTACGTTTGGTGGCAATCCACTCGCTTGTAAGGTAGCAATGGCAGCATTGGAAGTAGTTAAAAACGAAAAACTTTCTGAAAGAGCAGAGGAGTTAGGAAAATTTTTCCGTCAGAAGATGCAAGAATTAGCTGATAAATCTGACTTGGTAGAGCTTGTTCGTGGAAAAGGACTTCTAAATGCTGTGGTTATCAACGATTCTCCAGAAAGCTCAACAGCTTGGGATTTGTGTGTAGCTTTGAAAGAAAACGGATTACTTGCCAAACCAACACATGGAAACATCATTCGCTTTGCGCCACCACTCGTAATGAGCGAAGAGCAGTTGTTAGAATGTTGTCAGATTATTGAAAAAACTGTTTTGGAATTTAAGAAGTAG
- a CDS encoding TIGR00730 family Rossman fold protein: MKICVYCASSSKIDKNYFDETEKLALEFIKSDVEVVYGGGAVGLMGKLADVIIENRGKIKGIMPQFMNEVEWAHKKVADFEFTETMHERKAKFLEGVDALVALAGGTGTLEELLEAITLKRLGLFDKPIIVLNTNGYYNPLKEMLEKSVEEKFMQPEHLKIWTFVDKAEEVLPAIKNADKWSDGAIDFSARR, translated from the coding sequence ATGAAAATATGTGTGTATTGTGCCTCTAGTTCCAAGATAGATAAAAATTATTTTGATGAGACAGAGAAACTAGCATTAGAATTTATAAAATCGGATGTAGAAGTAGTTTATGGAGGTGGTGCTGTTGGACTTATGGGCAAACTTGCAGATGTAATTATTGAAAATAGAGGTAAAATAAAAGGAATTATGCCTCAATTTATGAACGAAGTAGAGTGGGCGCATAAAAAGGTAGCAGATTTTGAGTTTACTGAAACAATGCACGAACGCAAAGCAAAATTTTTAGAAGGCGTAGATGCACTTGTGGCTTTGGCTGGAGGCACAGGTACGCTAGAAGAATTGCTAGAAGCAATTACTTTGAAAAGACTAGGCTTATTTGATAAACCCATTATAGTTCTCAATACGAATGGCTATTATAATCCTTTGAAAGAGATGCTAGAAAAATCGGTAGAAGAAAAGTTTATGCAGCCAGAACATCTCAAAATATGGACTTTTGTAGATAAAGCAGAAGAAGTGTTACCAGCTATCAAAAATGCTGATAAGTGGAGCGATGGAGCTATTGATTTTAGTGCTAGGAGATAA
- a CDS encoding GNAT family N-acetyltransferase — MNNRKSMNSLWLDMPQDVCTRQGCEPIDWATLQPKSILDGKFVVREGTEDDLKSASEAYKTGFPALKGCDFELLFQPDGFAPFLGTGETFNKGNNFLIVVEDVENKRIACALIITMWKMLRRGELLVIAAHEDYQANGLGTEILNTADKLFEDSGVEMAYGWCAAMHTVTQTILKDMGYTPRAVIPGLYRLWAGDEEGAEYRRTVEVFFQKFYNGAEDMCTQDLNLLPEVEKLLIPWRE; from the coding sequence ATGAATAACCGTAAATCTATGAACAGCCTTTGGCTGGATATGCCTCAAGATGTTTGTACACGTCAAGGTTGTGAACCAATAGACTGGGCAACCTTACAACCTAAAAGCATTTTAGATGGAAAGTTTGTAGTTCGTGAAGGAACAGAAGACGATTTAAAGAGTGCTTCAGAGGCATACAAAACAGGCTTTCCTGCCCTCAAAGGATGTGATTTCGAATTACTTTTTCAGCCTGATGGCTTTGCTCCATTTTTAGGAACAGGAGAAACCTTCAATAAAGGCAACAATTTTCTGATTGTGGTGGAAGACGTAGAAAATAAACGAATCGCTTGTGCTTTAATAATCACAATGTGGAAAATGTTGCGTAGAGGAGAGTTATTAGTAATTGCTGCGCACGAAGATTATCAAGCCAATGGACTAGGAACTGAAATTTTGAATACTGCTGACAAGCTGTTTGAAGATTCGGGAGTAGAAATGGCTTACGGTTGGTGCGCTGCAATGCACACAGTTACACAAACTATTTTGAAAGATATGGGATATACTCCTAGAGCTGTTATTCCAGGACTTTATAGACTTTGGGCTGGAGATGAAGAAGGTGCAGAATATCGCAGAACAGTTGAGGTATTTTTTCAAAAGTTTTATAATGGAGCAGAGGATATGTGTACACAAGATTTGAACCTTTTGCCAGAAGTAGAAAAATTGCTTATTCCGTGGCGTGAATAA
- a CDS encoding imelysin family protein, translating to MKKISISFLLLFFMCCSSLFFSSCKDEKNEDEETQIKLDETQANSFLSNYANIVYASYEDSYNTAKLLDDAIKAFVQSPSQSSLEAAKTAWKAAREPYGQTESYRFYGGPIDGDEGVEGFINAWPLDESYIDYVEGNPTTGIINNPTDFPTIDKQTLIDANEKDGETNVSTGYHAIEFLLWGQDTELGAGGGNRSFTDFTTAENAERRKTYLLTASSLLLDHLQFVLNEWKPETEGNYRASFENSSNPKARLLEVLVGIASLSKGELAGERIFVALDEPDRENEHSCFSDNTDRDVVTNALAIDNVYFGRYTRVDGTVISGTSISDIFRNADAEKTDALDAKMNQTMVNVNAVQNPFETEMVEPAGRARLQECVQTLTEQADMILELASLYGINVVLE from the coding sequence ATGAAAAAAATATCAATCTCTTTCTTGCTTTTGTTTTTTATGTGTTGTAGTAGCCTATTTTTCTCTTCTTGTAAAGATGAAAAAAATGAAGATGAAGAAACTCAAATAAAACTAGATGAAACGCAAGCCAATAGTTTTTTATCTAACTATGCAAATATTGTTTATGCTTCTTATGAAGACAGCTACAATACAGCAAAATTATTAGATGATGCTATCAAAGCATTTGTTCAAAGTCCTTCACAATCTAGTTTAGAAGCTGCAAAAACAGCTTGGAAAGCTGCCAGAGAACCTTACGGACAAACAGAATCATATCGTTTTTATGGAGGTCCTATTGATGGAGACGAAGGTGTAGAAGGCTTTATCAATGCTTGGCCTTTAGACGAGTCATACATTGATTATGTAGAAGGAAATCCAACAACAGGAATTATTAATAACCCAACAGATTTTCCAACTATTGACAAACAAACATTGATAGATGCTAATGAAAAAGATGGGGAAACCAACGTAAGTACAGGTTACCATGCCATCGAATTTTTACTTTGGGGACAAGATACAGAACTTGGTGCAGGAGGAGGAAATCGCTCTTTCACAGATTTCACAACTGCTGAAAATGCAGAGCGCAGAAAAACTTATCTTCTTACAGCTTCTAGTTTATTACTAGACCATTTACAATTTGTCTTAAACGAATGGAAGCCTGAAACAGAAGGAAATTATAGAGCCTCTTTTGAGAATAGTTCGAACCCAAAAGCTCGTTTGTTAGAAGTATTGGTAGGAATAGCCTCTCTTAGCAAAGGCGAATTAGCAGGAGAGCGTATTTTTGTGGCTTTAGACGAGCCAGACAGAGAAAACGAACACTCTTGTTTTAGTGATAATACAGACAGAGACGTAGTAACCAATGCACTTGCTATTGATAATGTATATTTCGGAAGATACACAAGAGTAGATGGAACTGTTATTTCTGGAACAAGTATTTCAGATATTTTCAGAAATGCTGATGCTGAAAAAACAGATGCTTTAGATGCTAAAATGAATCAAACTATGGTAAATGTAAATGCTGTTCAGAATCCTTTTGAAACTGAAATGGTAGAACCAGCAGGGCGAGCTAGACTTCAAGAATGTGTACAAACACTCACAGAACAAGCTGATATGATTTTAGAATTGGCTTCTTTATATGGAATTAACGTTGTTTTGGAATAA
- a CDS encoding caspase family protein produces the protein MPTYIFTTFLLLLSFGAFAQYDTHYLKSGNQDLIQENYVQAEENYTTSLKHNSRNMEAYLKRGITRWHLKKYKDAISDLDRAILFNYKTAEANLWKGKSYFAMDSYKESIKYFDKALQLNTEKDAQINAEIYEYKGFAYQKLNNSEKTAENFRLALGEGSQNSAELNYKLATINYLNKDYEASLKNLQLAKQQGHPNRVEISNKIVTLDKLINEQKKANQKKEVKFHFQNPSSLTATVSQPFFDLEVCLESELMVNEVKVFINNKEQDPIRGLTVTPSTKCAITVKRKIPLQNGTNEIRLEATTAQGTFFSQNANVTFLAPDRTENVLASMPKVWAVVVGVASYTAMPTLRYSDDDAYQMYAFLKSPEGGALSDDQITLLVDENATKSQITNSLNQKFSAASENDLVIFYYAGHGLEGSFLPYDYNGTESTKLLHKDIQEIFTSSKAKNKLFIADACHSGSSSENLRGNVKATMDKYYQALANTSGGTALMMSSKAEETSLENKTIRQGVFSYYLIRGLKGEADFNADKIVSVRELFDYVQTQTRQYTNYRQNPELYGLFDPNMPIGAVRK, from the coding sequence ATGCCTACTTATATCTTTACTACTTTTTTACTTCTACTTTCTTTTGGAGCATTTGCACAGTACGATACACACTACTTAAAAAGTGGAAATCAAGACTTGATACAAGAAAATTATGTACAAGCAGAAGAAAATTATACTACCTCTTTAAAACACAACAGCCGAAATATGGAGGCGTACCTCAAAAGAGGAATCACACGCTGGCATTTAAAAAAATACAAAGATGCTATTTCAGATTTGGATAGAGCTATTTTGTTTAATTACAAGACAGCAGAGGCAAATCTTTGGAAAGGTAAGAGTTATTTTGCAATGGATTCGTACAAAGAATCAATAAAATATTTTGATAAAGCACTCCAACTCAATACTGAAAAAGATGCTCAAATTAATGCAGAAATCTACGAGTATAAGGGGTTTGCCTATCAAAAACTCAATAATTCAGAAAAAACAGCCGAAAACTTTAGATTAGCATTAGGAGAAGGAAGTCAAAATTCAGCAGAACTAAATTATAAACTAGCAACTATCAATTATTTGAATAAAGATTATGAAGCAAGTCTAAAAAATCTGCAATTAGCCAAACAACAAGGGCATCCCAACCGTGTAGAGATTTCCAACAAAATTGTAACTTTAGATAAACTCATCAACGAACAGAAAAAAGCAAATCAGAAAAAAGAAGTCAAATTTCATTTTCAAAATCCATCCTCTCTTACTGCTACAGTTTCACAACCATTTTTTGACTTGGAAGTTTGCCTAGAATCTGAATTGATGGTAAATGAGGTCAAAGTTTTTATTAATAACAAAGAGCAAGACCCTATTAGAGGACTGACCGTAACGCCAAGTACAAAATGTGCTATTACGGTAAAAAGAAAAATTCCTTTGCAAAACGGTACAAATGAAATCCGTTTGGAAGCTACAACGGCACAAGGGACATTTTTCTCTCAAAATGCAAATGTTACTTTTTTAGCTCCTGACCGAACGGAAAATGTACTAGCTTCTATGCCAAAAGTTTGGGCAGTTGTGGTAGGAGTAGCAAGTTATACGGCTATGCCAACGCTTCGTTATTCGGATGATGATGCGTATCAAATGTATGCGTTTTTGAAAAGCCCAGAAGGTGGCGCACTTTCAGATGACCAGATTACGCTTTTAGTAGATGAGAATGCTACAAAATCACAGATTACAAATTCTTTAAATCAAAAATTTAGTGCTGCTTCTGAAAATGATTTAGTTATTTTTTATTATGCTGGACACGGTTTGGAAGGCTCATTTTTGCCTTACGATTACAATGGAACAGAAAGTACAAAACTTCTTCACAAAGACATACAGGAAATTTTTACAAGTTCAAAAGCAAAAAATAAACTCTTCATTGCAGATGCTTGTCATTCGGGAAGCAGTAGCGAAAATTTGCGTGGCAATGTAAAAGCTACAATGGACAAATACTACCAAGCACTTGCCAATACTTCTGGAGGAACGGCTCTGATGATGTCTTCGAAGGCAGAAGAAACTTCCCTTGAAAACAAGACCATTCGCCAAGGCGTATTTAGCTATTACTTAATTCGTGGTTTGAAGGGAGAAGCTGATTTTAATGCTGATAAAATTGTTTCGGTAAGAGAACTTTTTGATTATGTTCAGACACAAACTCGTCAGTACACCAATTATCGCCAAAATCCAGAACTATACGGACTTTTTGACCCAAATATGCCGATTGGTGCTGTTAGGAAGTAG
- a CDS encoding amino acid carrier protein, whose protein sequence is MNYSVKENSTTKKLLQKSGVFLFTLLLSILFSFTAFSQNELTGKLETINPSPSINDGIVVAKIQGGTPPYRYYWSNAGTPIVADTCKGNTEGAAVSLTVKDANDQEAKFSATVEPESGGENLNATFTPLVGAMATVLFFDPFAAIGIYDPKIKIKEGKIKPPYVMDKSLTQITVKKWLVEDKAKVKKGDMIATVTSNKDDREIYAQFDGTVNIVLKEGMTVYDVNQNKDARDVVRTNGGALGTIDYDQEQPLLNPNGTPQTKSIPLVVFWLVLGATFFTIKMNFINFRGFKHAIDLVSGKFDDPSHDHGEVSHFQALTTALSATVGLGNIASVAIAISVGGPGATFWMITAGLLGMSSKFVECTLGVKYRIIDKEGTVFGGPMYYLSQGLAKKRMGTLGKILAVVFAVLCVGGSFGGGNMFQVNQAFDQLQGQIPALAGNGVWFGIGFAVIVGVVIIGGIKSIAKVTDKIVPFMCGIYVLAALTVIVINIESVGDALMLIFDGAFNAEAAAGGFIGVLIQGFRRAAFSNEAGVGSASIAHSAAKTDEPVSEGIVALLEPFIDTVIVCTMTALVIIFTGEYANQEGLSGALLTSRAFGKSIPWFPYVLTVAIVLFAFSTMVSWSYYGERAWSYLFGQGKIASLVYKGIFLIFVVIGASIELGAVVDFSDMMILGMAFPNILGLILLSPEVRKDLRTYFNKVKSGEIKKFK, encoded by the coding sequence ATGAATTATTCCGTTAAAGAAAACTCTACCACTAAAAAACTACTACAAAAAAGTGGAGTTTTTCTATTTACCTTACTGCTTTCTATCCTATTTTCTTTTACTGCTTTTTCTCAAAATGAACTGACAGGAAAATTAGAAACTATCAACCCAAGCCCGAGCATAAATGACGGAATTGTGGTGGCTAAAATACAAGGAGGAACACCACCTTATCGCTATTATTGGTCTAATGCAGGCACGCCTATCGTGGCAGACACTTGTAAAGGAAATACAGAAGGTGCAGCAGTTTCTCTAACTGTAAAAGATGCTAACGATCAAGAAGCAAAGTTTAGTGCTACTGTAGAGCCAGAGTCTGGAGGAGAAAACTTAAATGCTACATTTACTCCTCTTGTGGGAGCAATGGCTACTGTTCTTTTCTTTGACCCTTTTGCAGCCATTGGAATATACGACCCAAAAATTAAGATAAAAGAAGGAAAAATAAAGCCTCCTTATGTGATGGATAAGTCTTTAACTCAAATCACAGTAAAAAAGTGGTTAGTAGAAGATAAGGCAAAAGTTAAGAAGGGAGATATGATTGCGACAGTAACTTCCAACAAAGATGATAGAGAAATTTATGCACAGTTTGATGGAACAGTAAATATTGTCTTGAAAGAAGGGATGACTGTCTATGATGTAAATCAAAATAAAGATGCTCGTGATGTTGTACGTACAAATGGAGGTGCATTAGGAACTATTGACTACGACCAAGAACAGCCACTTCTGAATCCAAACGGAACGCCACAAACAAAATCAATTCCTTTAGTAGTATTTTGGCTCGTTTTAGGCGCTACCTTCTTCACTATCAAAATGAATTTTATCAACTTTAGAGGATTTAAACACGCTATCGATTTAGTAAGTGGAAAATTTGATGACCCAAGCCACGACCACGGAGAAGTTTCACACTTTCAAGCTCTTACAACAGCACTTTCTGCAACAGTTGGACTAGGAAATATTGCTAGTGTAGCGATTGCCATTTCTGTCGGAGGACCAGGAGCGACTTTTTGGATGATTACGGCAGGACTTTTAGGAATGTCTTCTAAGTTTGTAGAATGTACGCTTGGTGTAAAATATAGAATCATTGATAAAGAAGGGACAGTTTTTGGAGGTCCGATGTATTATCTAAGTCAAGGACTGGCTAAAAAGCGTATGGGAACACTAGGGAAGATTTTGGCAGTGGTGTTTGCTGTACTTTGTGTAGGAGGTTCCTTTGGAGGTGGAAATATGTTCCAAGTCAATCAAGCCTTTGACCAGTTGCAAGGACAAATTCCAGCTTTGGCAGGAAATGGTGTTTGGTTTGGTATTGGTTTCGCTGTGATAGTTGGTGTTGTCATCATTGGAGGAATTAAAAGTATTGCGAAGGTAACAGATAAGATTGTTCCTTTTATGTGTGGAATCTACGTTTTGGCAGCTCTTACTGTAATTGTTATCAATATTGAATCTGTTGGGGATGCTCTTATGTTAATTTTTGATGGGGCATTCAATGCAGAAGCTGCTGCTGGTGGTTTTATTGGTGTTTTGATTCAAGGTTTCCGTCGTGCAGCCTTCTCAAATGAAGCTGGTGTAGGTTCGGCTTCTATTGCTCACTCGGCAGCCAAAACAGACGAACCTGTGAGTGAAGGAATTGTAGCTCTTTTAGAGCCATTTATTGATACTGTAATCGTTTGTACAATGACAGCACTTGTTATCATCTTTACAGGAGAATACGCTAACCAAGAAGGTTTATCAGGTGCTTTATTGACCTCAAGAGCTTTCGGAAAATCAATTCCTTGGTTTCCTTATGTTCTAACAGTTGCTATTGTACTTTTTGCCTTCTCAACAATGGTTTCTTGGTCATATTACGGAGAAAGAGCTTGGTCGTATTTGTTTGGACAAGGCAAAATTGCCAGCTTAGTTTACAAAGGTATTTTCTTAATCTTTGTAGTAATTGGAGCTTCTATTGAGCTTGGTGCAGTAGTAGATTTTTCAGATATGATGATTTTGGGAATGGCATTTCCAAATATTTTAGGTCTGATATTGCTTTCTCCTGAAGTACGGAAAGATTTGAGAACCTACTTCAACAAAGTCAAATCTGGAGAAATAAAGAAATTTAAGTAA
- a CDS encoding SIR2 family NAD-dependent protein deacylase: MKKIPLEEHLKRAIANKSKITFLVGAGISAESGIPTFRGKEGYWKVGSVNYKPQEIGTYKMFLRQPFEVWKWFLFRNTVCRAAQPNTGHFALVEIEKMLGDKFALITQNVDGLHIRAGNTYERMFPIHGDLNYARCGDSCSDKLYPFPNIPKKRDEDLTKEEIRLLRCKKCGSFLRPHVLWFDEYYNEEFYKAQSALKVAEQTEVLFIIGTSGSTTLPHRIFKIALLNRAVIVVIDIESNVFSEVIKEDYEASYIYKATSGEVLPKIAQMINKLL, encoded by the coding sequence ATGAAAAAAATACCCTTAGAAGAACATTTGAAACGAGCTATCGCTAACAAAAGTAAAATTACTTTTTTAGTTGGTGCAGGCATTTCAGCAGAAAGTGGAATCCCTACGTTTAGAGGAAAAGAAGGGTATTGGAAAGTTGGTTCTGTCAATTACAAACCTCAAGAAATTGGAACATATAAAATGTTTTTACGACAGCCTTTCGAAGTGTGGAAATGGTTTTTGTTTCGCAATACAGTTTGTAGGGCAGCACAGCCCAATACAGGACATTTTGCATTAGTAGAAATAGAAAAAATGTTAGGAGATAAGTTCGCTCTCATTACTCAAAATGTAGATGGTTTGCATATCAGAGCAGGGAACACCTACGAGAGAATGTTTCCCATACACGGAGATTTGAATTATGCTAGATGTGGAGACTCTTGTTCGGATAAACTTTATCCTTTTCCAAATATTCCCAAAAAGCGAGATGAAGATTTAACTAAAGAGGAAATCAGACTACTCAGATGTAAAAAATGTGGTTCGTTTTTGCGCCCTCATGTATTGTGGTTTGATGAATACTACAATGAAGAGTTTTACAAAGCGCAATCAGCTTTGAAAGTTGCTGAACAGACAGAGGTTCTTTTTATTATCGGAACTTCTGGTTCTACTACGCTTCCTCATCGTATTTTCAAAATTGCGCTACTCAATCGTGCAGTAATAGTAGTTATTGATATTGAATCCAATGTTTTTTCAGAAGTTATAAAAGAAGATTATGAAGCGAGCTATATTTATAAAGCTACAAGTGGTGAAGTACTTCCTAAAATAGCTCAAATGATTAATAAATTGTTGTGA